A stretch of DNA from Mucilaginibacter daejeonensis:
GAACGTGTACAGGTTCTGCACGCTGCCATAAAACCTTAAGCGGCTCAACTTGATGCGTTTGATCAACATGGTCGGCAAATTGTATCCCAAGGTCACGTTCTGTATCCTCAAGTACGACCCGCTTGAGATATATCGATCTGAAATGACCAGGTTGGGATTGTCCGTACCACCTTTTGGGGCAGGGATATTAGAGTCAGCGTTAGTAGGGGTCCAGAAACCAGCCACAGATGCTAACTGATTTTGGTAGAGACTTGACGCGCCGGCAATAGTACGGTTAAGCACGTTCAGGATCTTTGCACCATATGAACCATTCAGGAACAAGGAAAGATCGAACGCCCCATAATTGAACGTATTGGTTAGACCGTAGGTGAACTTAGGGTTAGGGTTTCCTAACGAGGTCTGATCGTTCTGATCTATCTTTCCGTCACCATTCAGGTCTTGATATTGGATATCCCCAAGCCATGTGCCTGCTTGCGTTGGAGCCAACGGGCGTCCGAATTGATTTGGTGCATTGCGCAGTTGTGCGTCGGTACGGAAAATACCTGCCACCTTGTAGCCATAGAACTCGCCTACTGAACTGCCCACTGTGGTACGAGTGACAGGTAGGTGCAGGAAGCCGTTGATCACTTCGCCAATGAGTGGCCCGCTGTTATTGGCCAACGATACTACCTTATTTTGATAGTGAGAGAACACCAGATTAGAATTCCATTTCAACTTACCATCTTTAAGGTTCTGGGAACGTATGGAAAATTCAAAGCCATTGTTCTTCAAGTTGCCGCCATTAATCGTCGGTGGATTGATCCCACCCAGGTAGTTGGCATCACCGATCAGGTAAGATGGTAGTGGCTGCTGGAAGAGGAAATTTTTGGAGGTCTTGTTGTACCAGTCGAAAATAAGATCCACCCGGTTACCGAACAGGCTTGCGTCGATACCGATATCTGTTTGTATAGAAGTTTGCCAGGTAAGGTTGGGATTAGGTATCTGATTGAACAAAAAACCGGTACCCAAGCCGGTAGACGATGGCGTAAGCGATGAGCCGAAGAGGTAACCACCAATATCCTGGTTACCCACCTGGCCATAACCTGCTCTTAGCTTGATATTGTTAGCGAACGACTTGATCTTAGCCATGAATGGCTCATCAGACAAGCGCCATGATAAGGCGAATGATGGGAAGTAGCCAGTGTTGCGTGATGATGAAAAGTTGGAAGACTTGTCGGCACGGATGGTGGCCGTGATACTGTATTTGCCGTTGTAGGTATAGATACCTCGCGCATAAGCAGATTCCAATACGCCGCTACCTTTGAACTCATCATTACGGGCAGTTGCCGCATCGCCTAAATTTAAGGTTTGCAGGTCATTGCTAAAGAACTTCTGACGGTATGCCGAAACGCCTCGGTAGGTGTATTGCTGCACCTCATAACCGAGCAATCCCGTTACCGCATGCTTACCACCAAATGTATGATTGTAGTTGAGGTACTCTTTCCAATCCCAAAAGGTATTTTGAGTGGATAACTCGCTCAACGACGCGGTGGTATTGACATATTGCCCCCAGGCATAAGTAGGGTTAAATAGCCGGTTATCGGTAAAATTGAAATCGCCGCCCAGTTCCGAACGTAGAGATAGGTCGTTGCTAAAGCGAAGGTCGGCGTAAATGTTACCGTTGATCTTGTTACGTATCAGATTATTGGTGATGCTCAAAGCTTGCGCTACAGCATTGATGGCCCCTCCTACCTGATTGGCAGGTGGCCCGGCAAAAGAGCCGTCGGCATTGCGTACAGCTATATCGGGAGAGTTGAGCAAGGCATTATAGATGATGCCGTTATTGTCAGAGAACACAACGTTCTCATTAGTGCGGCTTCCAGACAAGGTCATGCCTACGTTCAGCCAGCTTTTGGCCTGGCTATTCACGTTCGAACGAAAAGAGTAACGGTCAAAGCCCGACCCGATCACCATTCCATCCTGATTCAAGTATCCGCCAGACAGGTAATAGTTAGTACCATCTTTACCACCCGAGATCGATACCTGATGACTTTGCATAGCTGCAGTACGAAATATCTCACGCTGCCAGTCAGTTCCCTTACCCAGCAAACTTGGGTCGGCGAACTCGGGACGAGTGGCGCCGTAAATTTCACCAAGTGTATTTTGCAGGTTAGCATACTGCTTAAGGTCCATCATTTTCAGGTACTTTGCGGGTTGCTGTATACCGGCCCAACCATCATAGATCACTTTTGCAGATGCGTTCTTACCGCGCTTGGTGGTGATCAGGATAACGCCGTTGGACGCCCGGCTACCATAGATAGCTGCTGCCGACGCATCTTTCAAAACATCTACCGACTCTATATCACTAGGATTGATCAATGAAAGTGGACTAACAGCCGTTTGATCATTGTTAAGGCTTTGCAGCGGAGATCTGCCACTTGTGCTGGAATTGTTGGCGTCGCCGGAAACGGGTACGCCATCTATCACATACAAGGGCTCGTTGCTACCACTCAATGAGGTGATACCCCTGATATGCACCGAGGTAGAGCTTCCGGGCGCACCCGAGTTTTGGGTAATGGTAAGTCCGGCCGCTTTACCTTGTAACATCTGGTCGATGCTGGTTTGGGGTACATCCTGGATATCTTTGGCTGATACGGAAGATACCGCACCATTGATATCACCACGCTTTTGCGTACCGTAACCGATAACTACTACGTTATCGAGTGACTTTACTGACTCTTGAAGAACCACGTTGATCAGCGTCTGATCACCAACGGTGATCTCCTGGTCAACATAGCCAATGTAGCTGAACACCAATATGTCCTTACTGTTGGCAGTGATACGGTAATTGCCGTTATTGTCTGTTTGCGTGCCGCCGCTGGCACCCTTAATTTTGATGGTAACACCAGGCAAAGGCTGACCTTTACTATCAAGTACTTTTCCTCTGACCTCGGCTTGAACGATCGCAGGCGCGGGCATCTCTTTACGACGCAGGACGATCGTTTTGTCCTTAATGAGGTAAGTGAGGGGCTGACCGGTGAAACAAGCATCAAGTGTCTCTTTTAACGAAGCGTTCGTCAGATCGATAGACACCGAACGGCTCCCTTCCAGCATTTCATCAGTATAAAGAAATTGGTACTGGCTCTGCCGCTGTATCTCGGTCATCACTGATAACAGTGATGACCTTTGCTTTTGAATGGTCAATCGCTGCGCGCTTGAGGCGAACGATAACTGTAAAAAAACGGTAACGGAAAGTAAAAATGTGATTCTCATAACCCGCAGGATTTTTGGGGTGAAAGCGGTTAGCTCACACTCTCGCGGAGTGTAAAATTTCATATATTTGAAGAAGTTTGGTTCTGAATTGGTTAGTAGATCGTAATGGAATTATTAACGGAGC
This window harbors:
- a CDS encoding TonB-dependent receptor; translation: MRITFLLSVTVFLQLSFASSAQRLTIQKQRSSLLSVMTEIQRQSQYQFLYTDEMLEGSRSVSIDLTNASLKETLDACFTGQPLTYLIKDKTIVLRRKEMPAPAIVQAEVRGKVLDSKGQPLPGVTIKIKGASGGTQTDNNGNYRITANSKDILVFSYIGYVDQEITVGDQTLINVVLQESVKSLDNVVVIGYGTQKRGDINGAVSSVSAKDIQDVPQTSIDQMLQGKAAGLTITQNSGAPGSSTSVHIRGITSLSGSNEPLYVIDGVPVSGDANNSSTSGRSPLQSLNNDQTAVSPLSLINPSDIESVDVLKDASAAAIYGSRASNGVILITTKRGKNASAKVIYDGWAGIQQPAKYLKMMDLKQYANLQNTLGEIYGATRPEFADPSLLGKGTDWQREIFRTAAMQSHQVSISGGKDGTNYYLSGGYLNQDGMVIGSGFDRYSFRSNVNSQAKSWLNVGMTLSGSRTNENVVFSDNNGIIYNALLNSPDIAVRNADGSFAGPPANQVGGAINAVAQALSITNNLIRNKINGNIYADLRFSNDLSLRSELGGDFNFTDNRLFNPTYAWGQYVNTTASLSELSTQNTFWDWKEYLNYNHTFGGKHAVTGLLGYEVQQYTYRGVSAYRQKFFSNDLQTLNLGDAATARNDEFKGSGVLESAYARGIYTYNGKYSITATIRADKSSNFSSSRNTGYFPSFALSWRLSDEPFMAKIKSFANNIKLRAGYGQVGNQDIGGYLFGSSLTPSSTGLGTGFLFNQIPNPNLTWQTSIQTDIGIDASLFGNRVDLIFDWYNKTSKNFLFQQPLPSYLIGDANYLGGINPPTINGGNLKNNGFEFSIRSQNLKDGKLKWNSNLVFSHYQNKVVSLANNSGPLIGEVINGFLHLPVTRTTVGSSVGEFYGYKVAGIFRTDAQLRNAPNQFGRPLAPTQAGTWLGDIQYQDLNGDGKIDQNDQTSLGNPNPKFTYGLTNTFNYGAFDLSLFLNGSYGAKILNVLNRTIAGASSLYQNQLASVAGFWTPTNADSNIPAPKGGTDNPNLVISDRYISSGSYLRIQNVTLGYNLPTMLIKRIKLSRLRFYGSVQNLYTFTPYKGYDPEIGANNQNVFLTNIDLGRYPIPRTITLGINAEF